The Chitinophaga sp. Cy-1792 genome contains the following window.
GCTGACATGATAACAATGTAAGAAGTTTTGTAAAACGATTAACATGAACTCATTTATTGTCCGCACCCGCTCTGTCTTCAGCCTGATAAAGGTAGCCATGACCGGGAAGGAAAAAAATTTCACTACCATTAGCGTAGCCCGAGCTGCATTTCTGTTGTCGCTTCCTGCGATGATAGAGTTACTGATCGAGTCTTTGTTTGTAGTAATAGACCTGTTATATGTGAGCCGGCTAGGCGATAATGCTATCAATGTAGCCGGCATGACAGGCTCCATTATCCTTGTAGTTTACGCGATCCCTGTTGGACTTAATATTGCTGCCAGTTCTCTCATCGCCAGGCGTATAGGGGAGAAAAAGCCGCGTACTGCAGGTTTAACTGCGGTGCAATCAATATATACCGGTGTAGCGGCAGCTATTCTTTTCAGTGTGCTGGCGATTACCTTCAGTAAGTCCATACTGCATGCCTTAGGTGCTACCGGCCAGATGGTACAGGAAGGGCAACAGTATATGCAGATCCGGTTTGGCTGTATCATTTTCCTGATGCTGCGGGTATTGCTGAATGGCATCTTCCGTGGTGCCGGCGATGCTGCAATGGCTATGCGCACGTTTATCCTGGCATTTTTACTAAATGCCTTGCTGGGCGGTATTTTTATTTTTGGATTTGGTCCTGTTCCTGCGTTGGGACTTACCGGCGCGGCCATTGCCAACGGCATCGCCAATATGCTGGCAGTAAGTTATCAATTCTATTACTTCCGTCAGAAAAAAACGGCCCTGATCATTGGACGGTCACAGTTGAACGTAGTTCCTTCCGTTATGAAAAAGCTTTGGAAGCTTGGCGCTGTTGGTACTTTACAATATCTGATACCAGCCTCCAGCTGGTTGCTGATGATTACCATTGTAGCACAGTTGGGAAAGGAGGTGCTCACCGGATACATCATTGCCGACCGTATTATCGTATACGCTACGTTGCCAGCCTGGGGGATTGCCAATGCCGCGGGTGTATTAACAGGGCAAAACCTTGGCGCCGGAAAACCAGAAAGAGCCGAGCAGTCCGTATGGAAAACCGGCCTGTTCAACATGTATTTCCTTGGGATTATTGCCTGCTTACTGTTACTGTTTACCGGACCTATTGTTGGCATATTTACCAGTGATCCCGGTGTAAAAATAAATGCCATGCTTTATTTACAGTGTATGGCCGTTGCATTTTTCTTCTTCGGGTATACGATGGTTATCTCCCGGTCACTCAACGCTGCTGGTTATATGAGCGTGGTCACCTGGATGTATATCCTTATGTTTTATATCATACAATTACCGCTGGCATATGGACTCGGCATCGGCCTGAAAATGGGTTCCAAAGGCATCTTTGGTGCTATCCTCTTATCTGAAATTGTGCTGGCAACCGGTTGCATAATCATCTTTAGAAAAGGTAAATGGAAAAATATCCGGATTTAAAATGCCTGTTATGACAGATATACTGCTAATCTTAAAAAAGCTTGTGCTCGGCCTGTTACTGATAGCTGTACCGTTCCTCATATTCTTTCTGGGGTTCTGGCTGATCACTCATTTTGGATAAAAATTCATGTATGAAAATTGAAAAAAACGTCGCAAAGAAATTGATCAGAGATGGAATAATTTCCCTCTTCATTTATGCGCTTCCGGTATTGCTGATGTTTCTCTGGTTCTATGTGAAAGGAGAGCATCCCTGGAAAGAACAACACAAGGAATTACAAATTAAATCAGGTAAATAATAATATATACAATGATCAGATATATTGAGCTGGTATTTCAGCACCTGAATGGCTGGGGCCTTCCGCTGTTACTACTTATGGTTGGCTGTATTGAATTTTTTTTCGGACTGTATAATAAAGAGGCAGACAGGAACGAGTTTATGCTGGACCTGTTGAGTTTTGCCGTCCCCAAACTCATTTTCCCTCCGGTACTGGCTTATTTCAGTCTGAAGTTACTACCTGTATTATTGCCAGGGTTACAGCATACGCTCTCCTGGATTCCCTTTGTCTGGGGAGCACTGATCATCGCCATAGCAGATGACCTGACACAATACTGGAATCACCGGTTGCACCACCAGGTGCCGGCATTGTGGCGTTTCCACCGCACCCATCATTCTGCGCCGTATATGGGAGTAGCTGTATACTTCAGGAATAACCTCCTGCATGTTTTACTATTCTCACAGGTATACCTTGTAGTGATGCTGGTATATCTTGGTCTGGGGTATCCCGCGCTTTTTGTGGCCGGCATGAAAGCGATAATCGTATCGGCCGCCCATTCCAGTATTCCCTGGGACAAACCTCTTTACCGGATCAAATGGTTACATCCTGTAGCCTGGGTACTTGAGCGTTTCATCTCCACTCCTGCCACTCACCATGCACACCACGCTGTTACGTCTAACGATGGTATAGGTTACTATAAAGGTAATTTCGGTAACATGTTCTTTATATGGGACGTAATTTTCGGAACTGGCCTGATTACCCGAAAATATCCATCTGCATATGGCATTTCGCATTATGAAAAGGATGAATGGTATGCGCAGTTTCTCTGGCCATTTGTAAAATCACGTATTCCGGACAGCGAACTTTCAGCCAGGGGGCCGATGGTGCGTATGGATGATGAGGAATAAATTATGGGGCCAGGCAACCAATAACTGTTTTTCCTGTTATACATCGTCATATAACTTTTATCATTTACAAGGAAAAACAATTTTTACCACGATGAAAAATTTCTTAATTGCTACTGTAACCTTATTCATACTGGGGGTGCTGCCTGCCTGCAATATTGGCTCTCCGGGTGCGGTTAGTATCAGGTATCAGAAAATGGCGGTATTCAGTTCGCTGGAGGGAGCATTACTAAAAAACGGCAACAATATCCAGGACACGGCATTTACCAACCAGGGATGCTGTTATTATGTTTACCGTATACTGGAAATAGAGAATAACCAACCCGGTGCTACTGATTTTACATTTTTTGTTCACCAGCTGAAAGATACCCAGGCAGAGAAATTTGTACTGATCAATACCAATAACCTGACAGACAGCAGTAATATTCCATATCTTCCCCACCCGCTGCAATCAGATACTATTGCCTATCATAAATTTCTTTTTAAGCCGGAATTCCTGATTTCTGCCGGCCAGCAACTTACCCTGAAACATCATAATGATTTTATCGTTTTTATTAAGTCAGATAAACCGGACCTTACCAACACTGCAACCTTAGCCTATGGGCCAGAATTGCTGAAGTCCGGGAAACCGAGACAAATAAATCTTATATCAACCGACGAAGAAGATGCGAGAGTGGGAGTCAAACTTCCAATGGACCTTTCAGCAGGTACAGCCAGCAACTCCGCACTGGACGACTTGCTGAAGAAGTAGATGTAAGGTTTTTATCAGAATAGACCGAAGTATATCAAACCGGCGACCCGGAAAAAACCGGAAATATTAGTAGATAAAAAAAGTCGACTCTTTCGTGAGTCGACTTTTTTATTTTTGGTGACCGCGTCAGGATTCAAACCTGAAACCTTCTGATCCGTAGTCAGATGCTCTATTCAGTTGAGCTACGCAGCCGTTTCCCGTGTTGGGATTGCAAAAGTAGGAATTATTTTGTTTCTAACAAATTTATTTTCAATTTTTTATGTGATTTATAAATATAAAAGATTTTATGCAGATGATTTTATGATCATTTATTGAATGCCGGGTTACTGCATACGGCGGTAACCCAGGCATTTTCCAACATTTTAGAGATCAAATTTTATACCCTGCGCCAGTGGTAGCTGTGTACCATAGTTGATGGTATTTGTTTGCCGGCGCATGTAGTTTTTCCAGGCATCGCTGCCACTTTCCCGGCCGCCCCCAGTTTCCTTTTCACCGCCGAATGCACCCCCGATTTCAGCCCCGGAAGTGCCAATATTAACATTGGCAATACCACAGTCGCTGCCGGCGGCAGAGAGGAACAACTCCGCTTCGCGGAGGTTCATCGTCATAATGGCGGAGGAAAGCCCCTGTGGTACGCTGTTTTGTATAGCGATCGCCTCTTCGGGAGTGCTGTACTTCATCAGGTAAAGAATAGGTGCAAAAGTTTCCGTTTGCACGATGGCATCATCTGGCTGAACTTCCGCAATGCAAGGCTTTACATAACAGCCGCTCTCAAAGCCGTCGCCATGCAGCACGCCACCAGGTACCACAAAGTTTCCTCCTTGTGCCTTACAAGCCGCAATGGCAGACAAATAAGCATTTACCGCATCATTATCAATCAATGGCCCCACATGATTTGTTTCATCCAGTGGATTACCGATGCGAAGCTGCCCATAGGCTTTCACCAGTTTTTCCCTGAAACTGTCGTACACAGATTCGTGGATAATCAATCGGCGCGTGGTGGTGCACCGCTGTCCGGCAGTACCTACGGCGCCAAAGAGGCTACCGATCAGCGCCATATCAAGGTCGGCATGTTGTGAAATGATAATCGCGTTGTTACCACCCAGTTCGAGGAGGCAGCGCCCCAGTCTGGCCGCCACTGTAGTTGCAACCGCCTTCCCCATGCGTGTGGAGCCGGTGGCCGACAGCAGCGGTACCCGTGGGTCCGCAGCCAGCAGCGCTCCTGTTTCGCGGCCGCCATTAACGATACATAATACTCCTTCCGGAACATTATTGTGTTTCAATACATCCGCGATGATATGCTGACAGGCAATTGCAGACAAAGGTGTTTTTTCGCTGGGCTTCCAGATACACACATCTCCGCAAACCATGGCCAACATAGCGTTCCAACTCCATACCGCTACCGGAAAGTTAAATGCGGAGATGATACCCACGATTCCCAGCGGATGCCATTGTTCATACATTCTGTGCCCGGGACGCTCGCTGTGCATACTTAATCCGTACAATTGTCTGCTCAATCCTACCGCAAAATCACATATGTCGATCATCTCCTGTACCTCACCTAAACCTTCCTGCAGACTCTTACCCATTTCGTAACTCACCAGGCTACCCAGTGCCTGTTTCTTTTCACGCAAGGCGGCACCTATCTGACGAACGATATCCCCTCTGCGTGGTGCCGGCACGAGACGCCATTGTTCAAATGCCCTGGTGGCTGTGGCTACCACCTGTTCATATTCTGGCACACCTGCCATGCCCACCAGACCAATCTGGCGGCCATCTACCGGCGACCAGGAAGTAATATTCCCTTCACTGCCCTGCATCCATTCAATGCCGGTGCTCACGCCGGGGTTTATTGTCTTTATACCCAGTTCTTCTAAAAATTTCATTGCTACTTGTTGGTTTGTGATGAATACGTGCTTTCAAAAATCTTGTTGGCATTGGCTGCCTCAAAGCCATCCCGGCGATGTTCCCTTTTCACTGAAACCTGCGGCAGCTGCTGATATTCCGGCAGCAGCCTGCGCTCCGCAAACTCTACATATGAGCCGGAAATACGGTGAACAACGCCATCTGCGAAATTAGCTGCGATCATACCTGCTACCGTAGAACTCTGTAACAGCAAGCCGTCCGGACTCTTCTTAAATTTACCACCGGCATCATTGAGCTGTAGCCCGTGCTTCTCCAGAAACTGGTTGTATGCTTCAATATGGTTGTAGCCTTCTTTCAGATTATGTACACTGATCGTAAAATGGTTCAGGTAATAACGGTTGTAAATCGTCCAGGAAGCGTACTCGCTTTCCGCTGCCAGCGCGGAAAAGTCCGCATAGGTTGGCAGTCGCCATAAACCGCTGTGAAGGAACACATCTACTTGGTCAGGATTATCCAGATCCAATGTATCTACCGGATCAGCGGTTACTTCATCGGTATAGCTATGTATGATCTGCTGTGCTTTTTCAGATAAGTCACCTACACGCAACTCACTGATGAAAATACGTGGCAGTGCAGGATCCGGCGGTGCATACCAGTATGCATCGAGCTTCTTCTCTTCAAAATATAAATAATCTCTTTTCGTATAGCCGTGATAGATAAATATCTTTTCGAGCGACTGTATACCCAGGTGAGGCACACCAATGGTGCGAAAAGCGATATGATCGTTTTCTATTTCCTGTGCATCCTTTATCAGCCCATCTGCAATCATGGCTGATAACACACGGTTCACATCCGGCACACGCTCCCTATAGCGGCGCATCAATCCTTCCAGGATCAATTCCAGCTTATTCATGACAATGATTTATTAGAAATTAAGTTCAGTTAATACTTCATCCAGATGGCGCACCATATCTGATGCATTTTGTTTACTGAATACCATTGGAGGTTTTATTTTCAGTACGTTATATAGCGGCCCGTCGGTAGACAGCAGAAATCCTCTCTCCTTCATTTTCTCCACTACAGTATTAATTTCATCCACCGCAGGTTCCATGGTAGTGCGATCTTTCACCATTTCAGCACCAACAAATAATCCGAAGCCACGCACATCACTGATAATCGGATGTTGCTGCATGATGCCGCGAAGGCCTTCCATCAGGAAGTTGCCGGTTTCGAGCGCATGTTGCTGCATCTGTTCAGACTGGATCACCTGCAATACTGTTTTGCCGGTAACCATCGATACAGGGTTTGCACCGAAGGTGTTGAAGTATTCCATACCATTGTTGAAGGCATCAGCAATCTCCCTGGTTACAACAACAGCAGCCAGAGGATGACCATTGCCGATCGGCTTGCCCAGCACCACGATATCCGGCTGAACATTCTGCAATTCGAAGCCCCAGAATTTTTCTCCTACCCTGCCGAAGCCTACCTGCACTTCATCTGCAATGCAAAGGCCACCGGCGGCACGAATATGTTTGTATACATTTTCGAGGTAATGATCAGGCAGTGGAATTTGTCCACCTACGCCCAGTAAGGTTTCGCAGATGAATGCTGCTATTTTTCCCGGATTTTTTTCCAGTATCTGCTGTACATCGGCTGCATATTTTTCTCCTGCCAGTGGCTCATCGTAGCGGAATTCGCCGCGATAGAGATCTGGTGAAACTGCTTTATGGATATATGGCATTTGTCCGAATCCGCCCTTGCCGTCGAACTTATACGGGCTCATTTCCATGGCTACCGTAGAAGTGCCATGGTAGGCATGATCCAGCACCATCACCTCTTTGCGGCCTGTAAAATGACGACTCATACGTATCGCAAGATCATTGGCTTCACTACCGGAGTTGGTAAAATAAACGACTGCCAGATTGGAAGGCAAGGTTGCCAGCAGCTCTTTTGCATAATCTACGAGGTGATCGCTCAGGTAGCGGCTATTGGTATTGAGTGTAGCTATCTGGCGTTGCATGGCGCGTACTACCACCGGGTGACAGTGTCCTACATGGCTGGGGTTATTTACACAGTCGATGTAGGTATCTCCCTTATCATCATATAAATACTGTAATGCACCGCGCACGATCTTGAGCGGCTTACGGTAACTGATGCTGAGGTTTCGGCCGATGACAGCTTTGCGTTCCTCCAGCAGCTTACCGTAGTCGTCATTTTTATTGATCAGGGAAGGCATGCCACATGCATTGCGGAAGGTCTCGGCCGCGCGGAGCGGATTGATGCGGATAAGTGTCTGCAACAGTTCCCAGGCATCTTCTTCCGTAACAAAATGGTGGGTATTGGAAGAGCCCAGTGAGGCCTGGTAGGCAGACTGGGTAACGCTAATGCACATACGAGCTGCGATCAGGTAATAAATAAGATCTACTTCCTGTTCTGTTAGTGGAAAAGCTTCGTGGTAGCCCTGTATCACCCATGCGGCGGCCTGCAACGGGTCTTCTGCCTTAAACATCGCATAGGTACATGCAATAGCCACATTATTTACCAGGGCGGTATATACCATATCACCCAGGTCTATCAGTCCGCTGATTTTGCCATCCTGCACCAGCACATTGTAATCATTGGCATCGCCATGAATAGCGGCATGGCGTAGTTCCTGCAGTACCGGCACTACTTCCGTATCAAAAGCCAACAGGAAATATCCTGCCAGTCTGCGCTTTTCATGGTCATGAATATGCTGTAGCAGTTTATTGCAATCTGCCGCAGTGCTGATATCCCAGGTATAATGGCGGTGCAGCGCATCATGTTGAAATTCTTTCATGGCCTCATCCGTTTTACCCATGAAACGTCCAAGGTCCAGGTACAACGCTTTAGTTTTTACCGGCGCCTTGGCCCAGCAATCCCCTTCCAGCCAGGTAAGTACGCGGACGTAGTACTGTTTGCCGTCTTTAAATACAGGCGTGAGTTCCTGGCGGTTTTTATTCCGCAGTATCTGCTGGAATTTCCATGCTACATCGGTCACGGTAAGATGGTCCAGTATCCGCAATTGTGCGTCCAGGAAGGAATATTGCTTCTCCTCCCCTGTTATTTTGAGGATAAATTTCCGCCCGGAGGTATCAGTAATCTTGTAATTAAATTCATCGTAACCCTGGAGAGGGTCCACCTCTACTGCCAGCAGGTAATGTTTCTGTACCAGCTGTTTTACTTCGTTTGCTGTAAATTCCATGACGTTATTTATTTTTCAGTATCATTAACAAATGTGCTGCGGACCAGCTGAAATTTTTTGCATTCAGTCCTTTTCCTGTAACAGGATGATAGTTTTCACAGATGGGCCCGTTGGTAAGTAAGCCTGCTGCATTGTTCAGCAGTTGCTGTTCGAACATCCGAGCTTCTTTGACGTAACCATAGCGGCGTAGTCCCTGCGCACCATAGGCCACCTGGTCGAGCCATACCGGCCCTCTCCAGTACCCTTTCATCGGGTCGAAAGCCGGATGATCAGCTGCCAGCGTAGGCAGCGGAACTTTCGTATTAAACTTGCGCGGGTCTTTCATCTTCTTTAGTACCTGTGCTGCCTGCGCTTTGGTGGCCACACCTGTCCAGAGAGGAATCCAGCCTTCCGGGCCGTCTATTGTTACCAGGTTACCTGTTTTCGTTTGAAGATCATAGAAGAAACCGCGTCCGGCGTCATAAAATTTTGTGCGGATCAGGTTCGCCAGCAGGACTGCCTGTTGTGCATAGCGTGGCTTTTCACCTGCTACTGCCAGCAGCTTATCCAGGTATATTTTCTCGGCATATAAGTATGCATTGAGATCAACACTTTCCTGATTGAGCGACCATGCCTCATCATTGTTTTTCACCATGACGGCACTATCAAAACGGACGGCATTGTCCATACCACTTTCCCATGCCGCCGCGATGCGGGTGCCGTCAGTGGAGCCATACTCGCATAAACCATTCTGGTCATGGTCCCTGTTGGCATACCACCATTCGTGGTAGCGGATCAGTTTGGGCAGCATCTCTTTTACAAAAGCAGTATCGTGTGTTTGCCGGTACACTTCATAAACACCCCATCCTGCCAGTGGCGGCTTGGTATCACGCCAGTTGTTCTCCGACTTATCGGCATAAATGCAATCTGCCACCATACCATGTTCATCCTGATAATCGAACATGGAGCGGATGTTATCCTTCGCCAGCTCAGGATGGAAGGTAACAATGCCAACGGCCTGTTTCCAGCTATCCCAGCTCCATACGCCATAAAAGCCCTGGTAGTTGATGGATGGGAAAACACCGTCATGTAAGATATCTCCTGCACTGCTCCGCCAGTTGGTGATTAATGTTACCATGCATTTCACCGCCAACCGTTTTTCAGCGTCTGTAAGATGCGGAGCAGCGGAGATATAGCGCGACATATAGGTGTTCCAACGCTGGTTATTCGCTGTCAAAGACTGGTCAAAATCATAGGTAGCCGGCTTCCTGATAGCATCCGGATAATAGGCCTGTACCTGCGTTTGCTGATATTCTTTGCCTGCGGCTATTACAATTTCTTTGTTGACAGCACTGTAATTAAGACTATCAGCAGTTATTACTGTTCCTGCCGGAAATTGTACAACAAAACCTCCTGATTGCAGCGAAGACGACGCAGCATCTATCACTACATGCTTTCTGGACTGGCCATAGTAGCGGATATCCAGCTTTCTACCACCAGTACCTTTGTTGGTAATAGCCGTATGCAGCAATGCTTCTCTTCCGGAAACAAAAATCAATTGCAGCAGGATAACCAGCTGATTTATTTCCAGCTGCTGTTGAAGCATTCCGGGGAAATACCTTATATCAGCATGCGCTGCTGAAAGGTCCAGTGGCTGACCGTTTTCACTGATTGCCAACCTGGAAAATGCGCCCGACAGCCATTCTCCCTCCATACCCATTATCAGTGGACCGATAAAGGCACCATTGTCTTCTTTTCGTGCAGGCAAAGCATAGGCGTGCCATGCTCCCATATCACTGAAAACATTATCCAGGATACTTTTACCTGTAGGTGGTGTGGTTCGGAGGTCCAGCACATCAGCATATTTGCTGCGCTGTGCATTGGCCTGTTGCATTGTCAGGCCGAGTAGTAAAATCATCCATCTTCTCATAAGCACTTATTTTGTTGCAGGACGCAGTATAAATGAATAGCTATAATCCTGGTAAGGCAGCATAAACTCTGCATGTGGCGTAGCGCCCCAGCTGTTATCTCCTCCAACACCAGATTGTTTATAATCTATATTCCACCATACCAGGTCTTCATTGGTCATACTTCCACCATGATTATTTTCAGCTGCATCCCGGTCAAATTCCATACGGTCCATATTGAAATGCAGTACACCTGCAGAGAGCTGTGGTTCTCCTTTAGCAGTGAGGCCAATACCTTGTGCATTGGTGAGCGACATCCACCGGACACCTGTTCTGTAGCCACTTTCCTGTGCGCGCGGATAAGGATGAAATAACTGATCTGCCTTCATACGGTATAAGTCTACCGCGGCGGCAGTATGTCTGTCGGCATAGTTATCGAACGGTCCGCGACCCAACCAGGCAACATTATCATATTCACCGCGCAGGATGACACGCATGCCAAAACGAGGTAGTTCCGGTATAGTTTCTTTTCCTGTTTTCATCGCCACTTTCACCTGTACGGCGCCATCGCCGCTGATCGTATAAACCGCTGAATAAACAGCTTTCACCGCAGGGAATGAATGCCAGGTACGAACAGTTGCGGTATAGGGGTCATCCTGCGTAACACTCATAGAATCCAGATGAGCCGTATGAAGCACATCTTTCCATACCGCACAACGGATTTGCTGACTATTACCGATATCGTTATCTGTTGGCGCTCTCCAGAAATGTGGCTCCAGTGGCGATTGCATGATCGCCTGTTTCTTCCAGCTATAGGCAGTTAACCATCCTGTATTATTTTCAAAAGCTAATTCAAAATCATCACCGGAAACCTTTACCTGATCAGCATTCCGGAAGATGCTTATTTTCTGTGTAACAGGAGCATTTGCTGTTTCGTATATAGATGCAGGTAGTTCGAACTGTTCCCATGCCAGCAGATGACCGGCAGGTACTGCGGCAGTTTCGTTTTTGCTGCGCATTTCTATAGTCAGGAAATATTCCGTTCCTGGCTTTGCTTTCAGGACAGGCAACGACAATGCAATGTGCCTAGATGCATGTGGCGCTATAGATCCCGCTTCCAGCGGACCTTTTGCGATGGTTTCTCCATTGGAACGGATATACCATGAAAACGTATATTGATCGAGGTTAGTAAAGTCAAGTCTGTTGGTAATCACTACCTGGTCAGGTGATAATGGTACCGTTTCAAATGTGGCTGGCTGTATGACTTTCTTCAATTCATATGCCTGCGGATGTGGTGTTCTGTCAGCCGCAAACAATCCATCTGCGCAATAGCTGGTATCGCTGGTCAATCCTACCTGACCCATATCACGGCCATAGGCCCAGATATCACGGCCATTTTTATCTTTTTTCTTAAATGTCTGGTCAGAAAAATCCCAGATGAACCCGCCCTGCAATTGCTGATGACGGTAGATCAGGTCCCAGTATTCTTTCAGGTTACCGCCACCATTACCCATCATATGCGCATATTCACATTGAATAAACGGACGGTTGTTCCATCTCTTTACATACTCCAGCATAAAACTGGGAGATTTATACATCGGGCAAACGATATCTGTGTATTCATTTCTGCCGGCGGCTTCATACTGTACCGGACGTGTGCTGTCCTGCGCTTTCAGGTAGCGATAGGTAGCAATAAAGTTTTCGCCGAATTCACTTTCATTTCCCAGCGACCAGGTAATAATGGAACAATGATTTTTATCTGTTTCAAACATTCTGCGGGTACGATGCAGGTATGCATCTTTCCATTCAGGCTTGTCTGACAAGGTTTTCAACGGAGAGAAGGACATACCGTCGCATTCGATATTTGCTTCATCTACGATATATAAACCGTATTCATCGCATAGTGCGTACCATTCCGGACTATTGGGATAATGACTGCTACGCACTGCATTGATATTGTACTGCTTCATCAGTTTAATATCTGCCAGCATCCCTTCTCTGTTAATTACTTTGCCGGTGTACATGTTATGTTCATGGCGGTTTACGCCTTTGATCTTCACAGCCGCACCATTTACCAGCAGCAGCCCGTTGCGGATTTCCACTGTTCTGAAACCTGTACGGTGATTGATCACCTCTACCAGTTTACCGTTTTTATCATAGTAAGATATCAGCAAGTTGTAGAGATAAGGATTCTCGGCGTTCCATGATTTTACTTTTCCCACGGCAGCGCTGAAGTGATATTTATTGTTGCCGCTGAGTGCCTGTTGTTGTTTCCAGACAACGGAATTTTTGTCATCCAGTAATTTAGCCTGTACATAACCACCTTTTGCGGCGGTATTAAAGGCAACGTCCAGGCTGAGGGTACCATTGGTAAAGGTATTGTCCAGGCCGGCGTTTACGAAGAAGTCCTGTACAGCGGTTTTAGGCCGGGCGATGAGTTGTACACTGCGTTCGATGCCGCTTAGTTTCCACATATCCTGGCCTTCGAGGTAGGTGGCATCGCTGAAGCGGAATACCTGTACGGATACGGTATTTTGTCCTTTGCGCAGGAAGTGGGTAATATCAAATTCGGTAGCGGTTTTACTATCTTTTCCCAGACCAACATATTTTCCATTTACCCAACAGAAGAAAAATGAATTTACGGCACCGAAGTGGAGGATAACATCTCTTTCTTTCCAGTTGTCGGGAAGCGTAAAGTTGCGGCGATAGGAACCGATAGGATTATTGTTTTCCGGCGGGTATGGCGGGTTTACGGGGATCGGATATTCTACATCTGTAAAAATAAAGCGATCAAAGCCTTCTGTTTGCCAGTGTGCAGGCACCTTAATATCTTTCCAGTTGCTCACGTCATAGTTATCCGCAAAAAATTGTTGCGGTCGTGCTGCCGGCGCGGAGTCCAGGCGAAATTTCCACACACCGTCGAGTGAAAGCATAAATGGTGTGGGTGCATTTTGTAATGCAGCGTTTTCACTCACTGCGGGAATAAACCAGGCATGAGGTGCCAGGGCATTTTCGGTCTGTACCTTCGGGTCCGACCATGGTTGCGGGTTTTGCTGAGCACTTGCGTTAAAAAACAACAAGAGGGCCATTATCCATCCAAAACTATATTTCTTCATCTCTGTAACCGTGCTTTTGAAAAAATATTGCCGGCAGGCAATCACCTGCCGGCAAAGATTTTAATACAAATTGTTTTGCTTCAGGAGCGGATTGGTATTGATTTCTTTCAGTGGTATAGGATAGCGGATATGCTTCTCTTCTACGTAG
Protein-coding sequences here:
- a CDS encoding aldehyde dehydrogenase family protein is translated as MKFLEELGIKTINPGVSTGIEWMQGSEGNITSWSPVDGRQIGLVGMAGVPEYEQVVATATRAFEQWRLVPAPRRGDIVRQIGAALREKKQALGSLVSYEMGKSLQEGLGEVQEMIDICDFAVGLSRQLYGLSMHSERPGHRMYEQWHPLGIVGIISAFNFPVAVWSWNAMLAMVCGDVCIWKPSEKTPLSAIACQHIIADVLKHNNVPEGVLCIVNGGRETGALLAADPRVPLLSATGSTRMGKAVATTVAARLGRCLLELGGNNAIIISQHADLDMALIGSLFGAVGTAGQRCTTTRRLIIHESVYDSFREKLVKAYGQLRIGNPLDETNHVGPLIDNDAVNAYLSAIAACKAQGGNFVVPGGVLHGDGFESGCYVKPCIAEVQPDDAIVQTETFAPILYLMKYSTPEEAIAIQNSVPQGLSSAIMTMNLREAELFLSAAGSDCGIANVNIGTSGAEIGGAFGGEKETGGGRESGSDAWKNYMRRQTNTINYGTQLPLAQGIKFDL
- a CDS encoding MATE family efflux transporter, with the protein product MNSFIVRTRSVFSLIKVAMTGKEKNFTTISVARAAFLLSLPAMIELLIESLFVVIDLLYVSRLGDNAINVAGMTGSIILVVYAIPVGLNIAASSLIARRIGEKKPRTAGLTAVQSIYTGVAAAILFSVLAITFSKSILHALGATGQMVQEGQQYMQIRFGCIIFLMLRVLLNGIFRGAGDAAMAMRTFILAFLLNALLGGIFIFGFGPVPALGLTGAAIANGIANMLAVSYQFYYFRQKKTALIIGRSQLNVVPSVMKKLWKLGAVGTLQYLIPASSWLLMITIVAQLGKEVLTGYIIADRIIVYATLPAWGIANAAGVLTGQNLGAGKPERAEQSVWKTGLFNMYFLGIIACLLLLFTGPIVGIFTSDPGVKINAMLYLQCMAVAFFFFGYTMVISRSLNAAGYMSVVTWMYILMFYIIQLPLAYGLGIGLKMGSKGIFGAILLSEIVLATGCIIIFRKGKWKNIRI
- a CDS encoding DUF1338 domain-containing protein, with product MNKLELILEGLMRRYRERVPDVNRVLSAMIADGLIKDAQEIENDHIAFRTIGVPHLGIQSLEKIFIYHGYTKRDYLYFEEKKLDAYWYAPPDPALPRIFISELRVGDLSEKAQQIIHSYTDEVTADPVDTLDLDNPDQVDVFLHSGLWRLPTYADFSALAAESEYASWTIYNRYYLNHFTISVHNLKEGYNHIEAYNQFLEKHGLQLNDAGGKFKKSPDGLLLQSSTVAGMIAANFADGVVHRISGSYVEFAERRLLPEYQQLPQVSVKREHRRDGFEAANANKIFESTYSSQTNK
- a CDS encoding sterol desaturase family protein; translated protein: MIRYIELVFQHLNGWGLPLLLLMVGCIEFFFGLYNKEADRNEFMLDLLSFAVPKLIFPPVLAYFSLKLLPVLLPGLQHTLSWIPFVWGALIIAIADDLTQYWNHRLHHQVPALWRFHRTHHSAPYMGVAVYFRNNLLHVLLFSQVYLVVMLVYLGLGYPALFVAGMKAIIVSAAHSSIPWDKPLYRIKWLHPVAWVLERFISTPATHHAHHAVTSNDGIGYYKGNFGNMFFIWDVIFGTGLITRKYPSAYGISHYEKDEWYAQFLWPFVKSRIPDSELSARGPMVRMDDEE